A stretch of the bacterium genome encodes the following:
- a CDS encoding PQQ-binding-like beta-propeller repeat protein translates to MKRSGILLLVAFLFTTCCKQDPGQPIWNLKLQSRPYADPIVREDKFYVFSQAGEVVCGNMRTGKTNWTQKVAGPVLGTPVFSEDLLFLVTQDGFVYALNPENGRQKWQTQLKDQFIAPLAALAGAVLLPSEKGTLYLLSSANGTEKWRFSGQKKFNARPQIAGNNILIGGWNKQFTSLKQDGSLNWKLTTPEIITGDPVLLDNFVFFACYDQFLYAVEVPTGRLLWRFSASQPSNPVVLNKEIVFASGTDLLYLSSDSGKLLHRMKIGKRISQIYVHNSNVFVVSRDVYRIRPVDRTVSVVIRGPNPIYKLSFGVGMILASDDLYSIYGYGNRKG, encoded by the coding sequence ATGAAACGATCGGGAATTTTATTGCTTGTCGCATTTCTTTTTACAACTTGCTGTAAGCAGGATCCGGGCCAGCCTATCTGGAATCTAAAATTGCAAAGCCGTCCGTATGCGGATCCCATCGTCCGGGAGGATAAGTTTTATGTGTTTTCGCAAGCAGGGGAAGTGGTATGCGGAAACATGCGCACGGGCAAAACGAACTGGACTCAAAAAGTTGCCGGACCTGTTTTGGGAACGCCGGTTTTCTCGGAGGACTTACTTTTCCTTGTCACTCAAGACGGTTTTGTATACGCGTTGAATCCTGAGAATGGCCGTCAGAAGTGGCAGACTCAGTTGAAGGATCAGTTCATCGCGCCACTCGCAGCCCTTGCCGGCGCTGTTCTTCTACCGTCTGAGAAGGGAACGCTGTATTTGCTTTCTTCGGCGAACGGAACAGAAAAGTGGCGTTTTTCCGGACAAAAAAAATTTAATGCTCGCCCTCAGATCGCAGGAAACAATATTCTCATTGGTGGATGGAACAAACAATTCACTTCTTTGAAACAGGATGGATCTCTTAACTGGAAATTGACAACACCCGAAATCATCACCGGTGATCCGGTGCTTCTGGATAATTTCGTTTTCTTTGCATGTTACGATCAATTCCTTTACGCCGTTGAAGTACCAACCGGTAGATTGCTCTGGCGTTTTTCTGCCTCACAACCTTCTAATCCAGTCGTTCTGAACAAAGAGATCGTTTTTGCATCCGGTACGGACCTTCTTTACCTGTCATCTGACTCCGGAAAGCTCCTGCACAGGATGAAAATAGGCAAACGGATCTCGCAAATCTACGTCCATAATTCCAACGTATTCGTCGTTTCACGTGATGTTTATCGGATAAGGCCTGTAGATAGAACGGTTTCCGTTGTGATTCGGGGTCCGAACCCGATTTACAAACTTAGCTTTGGTGTGGGGATGATTCTTGCCTCTGACGACCTATATTCTATCTATGGATATGGAAACCGTAAGGGGTAA
- a CDS encoding IPT/TIG domain-containing protein translates to MRPPKIKSVKPDAAIEGGRVIIEGTGFDPEEFDSLRISFNGQEARPLLVSKNRIITVVPDQTNRGPVTVTVNNKTSNPFEIVIGRKLADNINPVDSPLFDRDGNLYTTFSGKRGETVQVSVFKIEPDGTINPFLSNIPNATSLAMDDEGNLYVSSRFEGTVYKATPKADVTIFAKDLGVPTGLVFDEDGFLYVGDRNGRILKVDEDGNASVFAELQESMVAYHLAFDLLGNLLVSTPSMSTHNSVLMVDRYGKVIPLYGGFGRPQGLTVDVDGNIYICEAKAGESAVYKITSGGEMRAFLTGPVMVGVAFDADRNLAVATQDAVYLVPPILPH, encoded by the coding sequence ATGCGACCACCTAAAATCAAAAGTGTCAAACCGGATGCTGCCATTGAGGGCGGAAGGGTCATCATTGAAGGAACCGGTTTCGACCCCGAGGAATTCGATTCGCTAAGAATCTCCTTCAACGGCCAGGAAGCGCGCCCGCTTCTGGTGTCCAAGAATCGCATCATCACTGTTGTGCCGGATCAGACGAATCGTGGACCTGTGACCGTTACGGTGAACAACAAAACGAGCAATCCTTTTGAAATCGTGATTGGTAGAAAACTTGCGGACAACATCAATCCCGTGGATAGTCCGCTCTTCGATCGCGACGGAAATTTATACACGACCTTTAGCGGGAAAAGAGGGGAGACGGTGCAGGTATCTGTTTTCAAAATCGAACCTGATGGGACGATCAACCCTTTTCTCTCCAACATACCCAATGCTACTTCGCTCGCGATGGATGACGAGGGAAATCTGTATGTATCCAGCCGGTTCGAAGGCACGGTGTACAAGGCAACACCCAAGGCGGACGTCACAATCTTCGCGAAGGACCTCGGTGTTCCGACCGGACTGGTCTTTGACGAGGATGGTTTCCTGTATGTGGGTGACAGGAATGGACGCATCTTAAAAGTGGATGAAGATGGCAACGCAAGCGTCTTCGCCGAACTTCAGGAAAGCATGGTCGCTTACCATCTGGCCTTTGATCTCCTGGGCAATCTGCTTGTTTCTACTCCCAGCATGTCCACACACAATAGCGTGCTGATGGTGGATCGTTATGGCAAAGTGATTCCGCTTTATGGTGGTTTCGGAAGACCGCAAGGATTGACCGTGGATGTTGATGGAAACATTTACATTTGTGAGGCGAAAGCGGGAGAGAGCGCTGTTTACAAAATCACTTCCGGCGGAGAAATGAGAGCTTTTCTTACCGGTCCTGTAATGGTAGGAGTCGCTTTTGACGCTGATCGCAATCTGGCAGTAGCAACGCAAGACGCGGTTTATTTAGTTCCCCCTATTTTGCCTCACTGA
- a CDS encoding glycosyltransferase family 2 protein, translating into MVTNVLDLVVVVIYFIVLILLSIYGIHRYIMVHLFRKFRAQHPQITRTFEDLPMVTVQLPIYQEMYVVERLIDAVCHIEYPRDKFEVQVLDDSTDETQNIAKAVVERYQAKGLNIQYMRRTDRVGFKAGALAAGFEKAKGEFVAIFDADFIPSPEILMKTIHYFTDPQIGMVQVRWGHINSEYSLLTKIQSIMLDGHFVVEHIARNRSGRFFNFNGTAGVWRREAISQSGGWHHDTLTEDLDLSYRAQLGGWKFLFVPDVVAPAEVPVEINSYKSQQHRWAKGSIQTAKKILPVVMQSKLPWQVKLEAFFHLSNNISYLLMMILSFFTLPSLVIRYERGWQNIMILDLPIFLIGTISVFSFYVFSQKEIYKDWPWRIKYIPLLMSLGIGLSVNNSKAVLEALLGYQTEFKRTPKYCIERNSDNWQHKKYRVGKSALAVIELVFAMYFGFTIWYAFLNGFFFSIPFLFLFFFGFIYTGFISMVQSDRRWVALKRPVPNI; encoded by the coding sequence ATGGTTACGAACGTGTTAGACCTGGTTGTTGTCGTTATTTATTTCATTGTTCTCATTTTGCTTTCGATCTACGGGATTCACCGCTACATTATGGTTCACCTGTTTCGGAAATTCCGTGCTCAACATCCTCAGATTACGAGAACGTTCGAAGACTTGCCGATGGTAACGGTTCAGCTTCCCATATATCAGGAGATGTACGTTGTTGAGCGTCTCATCGATGCTGTGTGCCATATCGAATATCCGCGAGACAAGTTTGAAGTACAGGTGCTGGATGATTCCACCGATGAGACTCAAAACATTGCTAAGGCTGTGGTCGAGAGATATCAAGCGAAGGGCTTAAATATTCAATACATGCGGCGGACCGATCGCGTTGGGTTCAAAGCCGGAGCGCTGGCCGCAGGATTTGAGAAGGCGAAGGGCGAATTTGTAGCGATCTTTGATGCCGATTTTATTCCCTCTCCTGAAATCTTGATGAAAACGATCCATTATTTTACAGATCCGCAAATCGGAATGGTTCAAGTTCGATGGGGTCACATCAACAGTGAATACTCTTTGTTGACCAAAATCCAATCGATCATGCTGGATGGCCACTTTGTGGTAGAACATATCGCCCGGAACCGTTCAGGCCGCTTTTTTAATTTCAACGGCACTGCGGGTGTCTGGAGACGCGAGGCAATTTCACAATCAGGTGGATGGCACCATGATACATTGACGGAGGATCTGGATCTTTCCTATCGAGCACAGCTCGGCGGCTGGAAGTTTTTATTCGTGCCTGATGTAGTGGCCCCGGCCGAAGTCCCCGTGGAAATCAATTCTTACAAGTCTCAGCAGCACCGTTGGGCCAAAGGATCCATCCAGACAGCCAAAAAAATTCTGCCTGTGGTGATGCAGAGCAAGCTCCCGTGGCAGGTGAAACTGGAAGCTTTCTTTCATCTTTCAAACAACATTTCTTACCTACTCATGATGATCCTGTCATTTTTTACGTTACCTTCGCTGGTGATTCGATATGAGCGAGGATGGCAAAATATTATGATTCTGGATCTGCCGATTTTCCTGATCGGAACGATTTCTGTGTTTTCATTTTATGTATTTTCGCAAAAGGAGATTTACAAAGACTGGCCCTGGAGGATTAAATACATTCCGCTATTGATGTCTCTGGGAATCGGTCTGTCGGTAAACAATTCCAAAGCAGTTTTGGAAGCGTTACTGGGTTATCAAACAGAATTCAAGCGGACCCCGAAGTATTGCATTGAGCGAAACTCCGATAACTGGCAGCACAAGAAATACCGTGTAGGGAAAAGCGCTCTTGCGGTGATTGAGCTCGTTTTTGCGATGTATTTCGGATTCACCATCTGGTATGCCTTTTTGAACGGGTTCTTCTTTAGCATTCCGTTTCTTTTTCTGTTTTTCTTCGGTTTCATCTACACCGGCTTTATCTCGATGGTTCAGTCGGATCGCCGATGGGTTGCCCTGAAAAGACCTGTTCCCAACATCTAA
- a CDS encoding cation:proton antiporter has product MEHYPLLNDFLIILAVSIPVSLLFHKLKFPSIIGFLATGVIVGPYGAGLIGDTEAVNALASIGVVLLLFTIGLEFSIRQLLSSSLRFLSITASQIVLTILLTYLITQIFDLPVTVGIFLGFLFSLSSTAIVFKILSDRAEIDTPHGKICVGILLFQDLLAIPMMLLLPSLSGGSVDLLEMGKQMLIALAAVAGLFLAARYIVPLLLKQVIRTRNRDVFLVSILFLCLGTAYATAYLGLSLAIGAFIAGLVISESDYSHQILSDFLPFRDTFNAIFFISVGMLLNFPLFINQLLPNLGVTAIVLAGKTLVLLLVLIVAKYNFRISWKAALSLSQVGEFSFLLAQQGKVFNLIPENLYQLFLASSIITMFLTPFFFLLAEPTSRFIQSLFRTSTRVIPQETGQTPQKDHLIIVGFGLNGRNLSKVVRDIGIPFVVIELNDQLVREAQKQQVPVMFGDATSKEVLSKAGAAHARMAVIAISDAAATRRCAAVLRALNRDTVLLVRTRYVVEMEELRKLGANIVIPEEFETSIEIFARVLEQYQIPDHLIDQQISVIRSDSYGMLRGLSLTQERLMKLSELFLKSTVSQVIVDGKSPAKSKSLRELDLRRHTGATIIAVIRGEKAITNPDADFQLEEGDLMVLWGAHQQLADAYKLLGVSEAK; this is encoded by the coding sequence ATGGAACACTATCCGCTGCTGAATGATTTCCTGATCATTCTTGCCGTCTCCATCCCGGTCAGTTTGTTGTTTCACAAATTGAAATTCCCTTCCATCATCGGGTTTCTGGCAACAGGCGTCATTGTAGGACCTTACGGAGCCGGTTTGATCGGCGACACAGAAGCTGTCAACGCGCTTGCAAGTATCGGTGTGGTGCTTTTGCTTTTTACAATCGGCCTCGAATTCTCGATTCGGCAGCTCCTTTCCAGCAGTCTGCGATTTCTTTCCATCACGGCAAGCCAAATAGTCTTAACAATCCTTCTCACATACCTGATCACTCAAATCTTTGATTTGCCTGTAACTGTTGGAATTTTTCTCGGCTTTTTGTTTTCGCTGAGCAGCACAGCCATCGTTTTCAAAATTCTTTCTGACCGCGCCGAAATTGACACTCCGCATGGAAAGATTTGTGTCGGCATTCTTTTGTTTCAAGATTTGCTCGCCATTCCCATGATGCTCCTTCTGCCGAGCCTTTCCGGCGGAAGTGTGGACCTACTGGAAATGGGAAAACAGATGTTGATCGCATTAGCTGCCGTCGCAGGTTTATTTTTGGCCGCGCGTTACATCGTTCCGCTGCTTCTAAAGCAGGTCATCCGCACACGAAACCGCGATGTGTTTCTTGTCAGCATTCTTTTCCTCTGTCTGGGAACAGCCTACGCCACAGCTTACCTTGGATTGTCTCTGGCGATCGGCGCTTTTATAGCCGGACTCGTGATCTCGGAGTCCGACTACAGTCATCAGATCCTGTCTGATTTCTTGCCCTTTCGCGACACCTTCAACGCAATCTTTTTTATATCCGTAGGAATGCTTTTGAATTTCCCTTTGTTCATCAACCAGCTATTGCCAAATCTCGGTGTAACCGCGATCGTGCTCGCAGGAAAAACGCTGGTTTTGCTCCTTGTACTGATTGTTGCAAAATACAACTTTCGTATTTCGTGGAAAGCGGCGCTTTCTCTATCACAGGTTGGAGAATTTTCATTCCTCCTTGCTCAGCAAGGAAAAGTTTTCAACCTCATTCCTGAAAATCTCTATCAACTTTTTCTCGCTTCCTCCATCATCACCATGTTCTTGACGCCTTTCTTTTTCTTACTCGCCGAACCGACAAGCCGGTTCATCCAATCGCTCTTCCGAACATCAACCAGGGTTATCCCACAAGAGACCGGGCAAACCCCGCAAAAAGATCATCTGATCATCGTTGGATTTGGATTGAATGGCCGGAATCTCTCAAAAGTGGTTCGCGATATTGGAATTCCTTTTGTTGTCATTGAGTTGAACGATCAGCTTGTTCGTGAGGCGCAAAAGCAACAGGTCCCGGTGATGTTTGGAGACGCGACCAGCAAAGAGGTTTTGTCGAAGGCGGGCGCAGCGCATGCGCGAATGGCTGTGATTGCAATAAGCGATGCGGCAGCAACTCGCAGGTGCGCGGCAGTGTTACGCGCGCTAAACCGCGACACGGTCCTTCTGGTTCGAACGCGTTATGTCGTGGAGATGGAAGAACTCAGAAAGCTTGGAGCGAACATTGTGATTCCAGAGGAATTTGAGACTTCCATTGAAATTTTTGCTCGCGTGCTGGAGCAATATCAGATTCCGGATCATCTGATCGATCAACAGATCTCCGTGATCCGGTCGGACAGCTATGGAATGCTGCGTGGACTCTCTTTAACTCAGGAAAGATTGATGAAATTGTCTGAGCTTTTTCTAAAAAGCACCGTGTCTCAAGTTATCGTGGATGGCAAGTCGCCGGCCAAAAGCAAATCTTTGCGGGAACTCGATTTGAGGCGACACACAGGCGCGACCATCATCGCTGTGATTCGTGGTGAAAAAGCGATCACAAATCCTGATGCCGATTTCCAGCTTGAGGAAGGAGACCTGATGGTGCTCTGGGGCGCGCATCAGCAGCTTGCAGATGCTTACAAATTGCTGGGGGTCAGTGAGGCAAAATAG
- a CDS encoding metal-dependent hydrolase produces the protein MPTPIAHGLAGYAVLILAEPRLANDFRGNLKAMGAGLFFGSLADADFLVAYYNSHPVLQHHYFSHSIPFALLIGTAMYLVLRTLKKSHALRTAVLLSAVYGTHLLLDYFTQDGSPPIGIPLFWPFTHKHMIAPVEIFWSIHRGGMESLFGAHNFGALFREVLILVPLALAAYLKGRHSLPLKW, from the coding sequence ATGCCTACTCCGATCGCTCACGGTCTCGCCGGCTACGCTGTTTTGATTTTGGCGGAACCGCGACTCGCAAACGATTTTCGCGGCAACTTAAAGGCGATGGGAGCCGGCTTATTTTTCGGTTCGCTGGCCGATGCCGATTTTCTTGTAGCCTATTACAACTCGCATCCTGTTTTGCAGCATCATTATTTCAGCCATTCGATTCCTTTTGCGCTCCTGATTGGAACCGCGATGTATCTTGTTTTGAGGACGCTGAAAAAATCACATGCGCTGCGGACGGCCGTTCTATTGAGCGCGGTGTATGGAACGCATTTGTTGCTGGATTACTTTACGCAGGATGGCAGTCCACCGATCGGAATTCCTTTGTTCTGGCCGTTTACGCACAAACACATGATTGCGCCGGTGGAGATTTTTTGGAGCATTCATCGAGGGGGAATGGAATCGTTATTCGGCGCGCACAATTTCGGAGCGTTGTTTAGAGAAGTATTAATTCTCGTGCCGCTCGCACTTGCTGCCTATTTGAAGGGCCGTCACTCTCTGCCGTTAAAATGGTAG
- a CDS encoding peptidoglycan DD-metalloendopeptidase family protein, producing the protein MCWIRVFLCVCISLYSSLVFASPDFIWPLQQNYGISATFGESRDDHYHAGIDLSTNGETGLPVLAVADGSIYRMKIQKRGYGKALYIQHADGMQSVYAHLEDFSRELGLHTIYVDRANREGTPYVGDIFLDPPLRVKQGQVVAYSGESGAGLPHLHLEIRKNESVALNPLTNGFRDTLDPIPPTFQACYFYPLSIDSAINGDLDTKEIRLRRSDSVFVPDSTPVVRGDFVLSVSLYDSALRRYHRAPQRITYSIDDKVLYSIEFNQFSYTQPQGFGLLYDLGKPGPSYYEYPILLAKTVEESLPFVTRSVSFSIRTLSAGNHRLRIEAGDSNNNTSIADIPFVVNHPPQFDLHSIQPDQAELAVHATIRDPNWKGSGALTGEVEYSLDDGKSFIPVTLTSLEVPDANDSLKFRYRIPMSEARNARSVLIRARAYDGIEYSPYVFGKIRPGGAPIPDTMQTLSAGNLRYETYGDTIRVIFEMEEPATGKLQASIGDPPAFFPLLLREPTSMLTLIPAPKRNEDMVVALPGGQSLTVPVRFVKRGTQTLVADGNFQLSFNENSLYKDAFVWTKSLPEYKSKSLPLIGPMLQLAPRGLPLKKGTTLSFSYPETVKHPEKLSIYHWNRASQKWESLPSQLNKSSRSVQTKIETFDLYALISDNAAPAITSIFPRKRSATRNPTPLLAVQIRDAGMDVDDEKVTLYVDSIPYQAEYDPDRNTARAKITKPLKKGYHKFFAVAYDYAGNRSQSSPVSFRVK; encoded by the coding sequence ATGTGCTGGATTCGGGTGTTCCTGTGCGTTTGTATATCGCTCTATTCTTCTCTTGTTTTTGCTTCCCCTGATTTTATCTGGCCCTTACAGCAAAACTACGGGATCTCTGCTACATTCGGCGAATCGCGCGACGATCATTATCACGCGGGAATTGATTTGAGCACCAATGGTGAAACCGGATTGCCGGTGCTTGCTGTTGCCGATGGCTCAATTTACCGGATGAAAATCCAAAAACGCGGTTATGGGAAAGCTCTGTATATCCAACATGCAGACGGAATGCAGTCTGTTTACGCGCATCTGGAGGATTTTTCCCGGGAACTCGGACTTCACACGATCTATGTAGATAGAGCGAATCGCGAAGGAACTCCTTATGTCGGAGATATTTTCCTTGATCCGCCTCTGCGAGTGAAACAGGGGCAGGTGGTTGCGTATTCGGGTGAAAGCGGCGCAGGACTCCCACACCTTCATCTGGAAATTCGTAAGAATGAGTCGGTCGCATTGAATCCTTTAACCAATGGATTTCGCGACACTTTGGATCCTATTCCTCCAACATTTCAAGCTTGCTATTTTTATCCGCTGTCGATTGATTCTGCAATCAACGGAGACCTCGATACAAAGGAGATTCGTTTGCGCAGGAGTGATTCGGTCTTTGTGCCCGATTCCACACCGGTCGTTCGCGGTGATTTCGTGCTATCGGTAAGCCTCTATGATTCAGCTCTTCGCCGGTATCACCGCGCGCCGCAGCGAATCACATACTCGATTGACGACAAGGTTCTGTATTCCATCGAGTTTAATCAATTCTCTTATACCCAGCCGCAAGGATTTGGACTTCTATATGATCTTGGAAAACCAGGACCCTCTTACTATGAATATCCGATCTTGCTGGCCAAAACGGTTGAAGAGTCTTTGCCATTCGTGACGCGATCCGTTTCTTTTTCTATCCGTACTCTGTCAGCCGGAAACCACCGGTTAAGAATTGAAGCAGGGGACAGCAATAACAACACTTCCATCGCGGACATACCGTTTGTTGTGAATCATCCTCCCCAATTTGACCTTCACTCGATTCAACCGGACCAGGCGGAGCTAGCAGTCCACGCGACGATTCGGGATCCTAACTGGAAAGGGTCCGGGGCTTTGACCGGCGAAGTGGAATATTCCCTGGACGATGGAAAGTCCTTTATCCCTGTCACACTGACTTCGCTTGAAGTTCCGGATGCAAACGACTCCCTGAAGTTTAGATACCGGATACCCATGAGTGAAGCGAGGAATGCCAGATCGGTTTTGATACGGGCAAGAGCTTACGATGGAATCGAATATTCGCCGTATGTGTTCGGCAAAATTCGCCCGGGAGGCGCCCCGATTCCTGACACGATGCAAACTTTATCAGCGGGGAATCTGCGTTATGAAACCTACGGCGATACGATTCGCGTGATCTTTGAAATGGAAGAACCGGCCACAGGAAAATTGCAAGCTTCTATCGGAGATCCTCCCGCATTTTTCCCGTTGTTGTTGCGCGAACCAACTTCGATGCTAACTCTTATCCCTGCGCCAAAGCGAAATGAAGATATGGTTGTGGCGCTGCCAGGGGGCCAATCGTTGACTGTTCCGGTTCGATTTGTAAAACGGGGGACTCAAACGCTTGTCGCTGATGGAAATTTTCAGCTCTCATTCAATGAAAATTCTTTGTACAAAGATGCGTTTGTTTGGACAAAATCTTTACCGGAGTACAAATCGAAATCCCTTCCCCTCATCGGTCCCATGTTGCAGCTTGCCCCACGCGGCTTGCCTCTGAAAAAAGGCACAACTCTCTCCTTTTCCTATCCGGAAACTGTGAAGCATCCGGAAAAGCTCAGCATTTATCATTGGAACCGCGCCAGTCAGAAGTGGGAAAGTCTTCCATCGCAACTCAACAAAAGTTCCCGAAGCGTGCAGACGAAGATTGAAACCTTCGACCTGTACGCCTTGATTTCCGACAATGCAGCACCTGCCATCACTTCCATTTTTCCCAGGAAACGCAGCGCAACTCGAAACCCGACACCGCTTCTGGCAGTGCAGATTCGCGACGCAGGAATGGACGTGGATGATGAGAAAGTCACTCTGTACGTGGATAGCATTCCTTATCAGGCCGAATACGATCCGGATCGTAACACCGCAAGAGCGAAAATTACGAAACCATTAAAGAAGGGTTATCACAAGTTTTTTGCAGTGGCTTATGACTATGCTGGGAATCGATCGCAATCGAGCCCTGTTTCCTTCCGCGTAAAGTAG
- a CDS encoding protein kinase, whose amino-acid sequence MPLAAGTKLGPYEITAPIGAGGMGEVYRAKDMRLDRIVAIKVLPAHLSSNPDLRQRFEREARTISSLNHPNICTLHDIGHQNGIDYLVMEFIEGETLASRLRNGALPPIAALNYSIQIANALDKAHRQGIVHRDLKPGNIILTKSGMKLLDFGLAKYTAPATESVSMMETGQPLTREGTVLGTFQYMAPEQLEGAEADARTDIFAFGAVVYEMTTGKKAFEGKTQASLIAAILKEEPKPISHIQPMTPPLLERFVKTCLAKDPEDRWQTAHDAMLELQGILESLSRPEAYSSIAQPKQSKLGWMVGIVGAVLAIVFAALYFIRPSVEQQRVLRFEIVPPDEKAWYTGSGPLTVSPDGKHMAFLNNADGRRTLWVRSFDSTEARQLPGTEYTSAPFWSPDSRYLGFFSKGKLMKIDISGGRPQIICDAETNRGGSWGSSGIIIFAQRANGPLFQVPASGGEFKPATKLDGAKGEISHRFPTFMPDGRRFLYLVRGSTQSQAIYTGSLDSNEKKLLLNSTSRVHYAPPGYLLYGREGELLVQAIDSKTLELEGAPILVTKNVFHSPTGQSVISASNNGILAYWSGNISAFQLSWFDRSGNNIGTLSEGGGTSDARYHRLSADGTQLVWLRPDPDLASPDIWVTDTARNISTRLTSRHYDENPAWSPDGKTILFNRDLGDNQYEIYSISATGVGGEKILLKNGVQINDWSMDGKWLIGQRKGKRSDLWIVPMSGSGQPYPFLASEFYEFQASFSPDARWIAYASDESGHYEVYIQPFPASGKKWRISNSGGAQPRWRRDGKELFYFSGDRKVMAVDIKTDDGNLEAGVPKELFQPLILSPFYPLGMDYDVTADGLRFIISSAVQRTTPPVNIIFNWTALLRR is encoded by the coding sequence ATGCCACTGGCAGCTGGCACAAAGCTGGGTCCATACGAAATCACCGCGCCGATCGGCGCAGGCGGAATGGGTGAAGTCTATCGCGCCAAAGATATGCGGTTGGATCGGATCGTAGCCATCAAAGTCTTGCCTGCTCATCTTTCCTCTAATCCTGATTTACGTCAAAGGTTCGAACGAGAGGCGCGCACGATCTCGAGCCTGAATCATCCAAACATCTGCACTTTGCACGATATCGGTCATCAAAACGGAATTGATTATCTGGTCATGGAATTTATCGAAGGCGAGACATTAGCCTCGCGTCTTCGTAACGGAGCTCTACCGCCAATCGCAGCACTAAACTATTCGATCCAGATCGCGAACGCGCTCGACAAGGCGCATCGCCAGGGCATTGTGCATCGCGATTTAAAACCGGGCAACATCATTCTCACGAAATCGGGGATGAAGTTACTTGATTTTGGTCTGGCAAAATATACAGCCCCTGCAACCGAATCTGTTTCTATGATGGAAACCGGACAACCGCTAACGCGCGAAGGAACTGTTCTTGGCACCTTCCAATACATGGCGCCGGAACAATTGGAAGGAGCTGAAGCCGATGCTCGCACAGACATTTTTGCGTTTGGCGCAGTTGTTTATGAAATGACTACGGGCAAAAAAGCGTTTGAAGGAAAAACGCAGGCGAGCTTGATTGCAGCCATCCTGAAAGAAGAACCGAAACCGATTTCACACATTCAACCGATGACACCGCCGCTTCTGGAACGGTTCGTGAAAACGTGCCTCGCCAAAGATCCAGAGGATCGATGGCAAACCGCTCATGATGCGATGTTGGAGCTGCAGGGCATTCTTGAAAGTCTTTCTCGTCCGGAAGCATATTCAAGCATCGCGCAACCAAAGCAATCAAAGCTCGGTTGGATGGTTGGGATTGTTGGCGCAGTTCTTGCGATTGTATTTGCGGCTTTGTACTTCATACGTCCTTCGGTTGAGCAACAGCGCGTGCTGCGGTTTGAGATTGTTCCACCGGATGAGAAAGCATGGTATACGGGATCAGGACCTCTTACAGTGTCGCCGGATGGGAAACACATGGCGTTCTTGAACAACGCCGATGGCAGAAGGACACTGTGGGTTCGCTCCTTCGATTCGACTGAAGCGCGACAACTTCCCGGAACGGAATACACGAGCGCGCCCTTCTGGTCGCCCGATAGCCGGTATCTTGGATTTTTCTCAAAAGGAAAGCTCATGAAAATCGATATCTCCGGCGGTCGTCCGCAAATCATTTGTGACGCAGAAACGAATCGAGGCGGTTCCTGGGGATCCAGCGGCATCATCATCTTTGCGCAGAGAGCGAACGGCCCGCTCTTTCAGGTCCCTGCATCCGGTGGAGAATTTAAACCAGCGACAAAATTAGATGGAGCGAAAGGCGAAATCTCGCATCGCTTTCCCACCTTCATGCCTGACGGCCGAAGATTCCTGTATCTTGTGCGCGGGTCCACTCAGAGTCAGGCAATCTATACGGGATCACTGGATTCTAATGAAAAGAAATTGTTGTTGAATTCGACTTCACGAGTCCACTATGCGCCGCCCGGTTATTTGTTGTACGGCAGAGAAGGGGAATTGCTGGTACAAGCGATCGATTCCAAAACATTAGAATTAGAAGGAGCACCGATTCTCGTCACAAAAAATGTATTTCACAGCCCAACAGGGCAATCGGTCATTTCTGCTTCGAACAATGGAATCCTTGCCTATTGGTCCGGTAACATTTCGGCTTTTCAACTCTCCTGGTTTGATCGCAGTGGGAACAACATCGGTACTCTGAGTGAAGGTGGAGGGACAAGCGATGCACGATATCATCGCCTTTCTGCTGATGGCACTCAACTCGTTTGGCTGCGTCCTGATCCGGATCTGGCATCGCCCGACATCTGGGTGACAGACACAGCAAGAAATATCTCTACGCGTTTGACTTCACGCCACTATGACGAAAACCCGGCCTGGTCGCCGGATGGAAAAACGATCCTTTTTAACCGCGATCTCGGAGACAATCAGTATGAGATTTATTCTATCTCAGCAACTGGTGTTGGTGGAGAAAAGATTTTGTTGAAGAATGGAGTTCAGATCAATGACTGGTCGATGGATGGAAAATGGTTGATCGGACAACGCAAAGGAAAGAGAAGTGATTTGTGGATTGTTCCTATGTCGGGCTCCGGGCAGCCTTATCCTTTTCTGGCAAGCGAATTCTATGAGTTTCAAGCGTCGTTTTCTCCGGACGCACGCTGGATCGCATATGCATCCGATGAATCAGGACATTATGAAGTGTATATTCAGCCATTTCCCGCGTCGGGAAAGAAGTGGCGCATCTCCAACAGTGGGGGAGCTCAGCCCCGTTGGCGGCGCGATGGCAAGGAGTTGTTTTATTTTTCGGGGGATCGCAAGGTGATGGCTGTCGATATCAAAACAGACGATGGGAATCTGGAAGCAGGCGTTCCGAAAGAATTATTTCAACCGCTAATCCTTTCCCCATTTTATCCGCTGGGAATGGATTATGATGTGACAGCAGACGGCCTGCGTTTCATTATTTCCTCGGCCGTGCAACGGACGACTCCACCGGTGAATATCATTTTCAACTGGACGGCCCTGCTTCGCAGATAA